In the Ornithodoros turicata isolate Travis chromosome 5, ASM3712646v1, whole genome shotgun sequence genome, ATGGCAAACAGGGCTCGTCGTAACGTTCAAAAGAGGTAACGTAGTTATAACAGAAAACCCCTTTACGTACAACCAACCTGAAGTAGTCCTCCTCTGCGAAAAACTGACGCAGACACCTGAAGTTAGATTCACCTTTGTCACATAGATTTTTCGTCAGTGTGTCGAGACTAGCATTGAGGAAGCTTAACGAGTCTATGAAGCGGAACACACCAATGTCTATAGCCTTAAACTTTTGACAACTGGAGGCTATCACTCTGATGTCTGTCTTCCGAAGCAGGTGCAGATGAGCTACTATGAATCCGAGGTCATAATtggcattatgtgcaatgatgggcactttccgtggtatccgcagtttcagattacatccctgacacaatgattggcgaaattctccacttacgtgatcatggtctcgcactttctgcttcttagtgaatggttctttacagatgttacagtgagtggcttcagaatgttcgagttcgtctcctggggtcatttgcaagggcacagtctcgtgcaacatcgcatacagctcatcatgcaaattacgcaatagttccatgaaaacggaaacgcagtctgcaccacggtaaatatgtttcttcaagacatacgaatcgcacgagcgtatgacgaggagacagaaggatgaagggatgtgttccccgtagacattcccgcctcccgaacacggtgatagtacactctcaaagtcgtatacacagtagaagggaacttccgacatcaaatgctctccggcaaacgacagtgtctcacccttctttggaaaaatagtcttggacactttttgttgtttacacattagTAGATGATCGGCGAGTACACCCGAGGTGGTGAAACCCATCGTACACCGTTTGCAGTGAAAATAACCAGGTGGTGTGAACAAAGCATTGAAATTagtaatgagtacaaaatggaagtcaatcagcagtaggtcgacatgcttcttgcactggtcgtcaacaaccttaatcgggtaaacatatttttcatctttgtcataaccgtacacgttaatgctcacatcgttctgcttctcaaacatttctacatctttcgggaacactacaggaaacgtctctggaaatacatattgagacaggtatgacctgtaggatgaagctctgcgtctgtaagaaccctttgcaggatgtagaccggcaagtacgcaaaatgcgaaacacatgttctgttcactatcctcgtgaaggtcgacattcagaagacaccgacacttttttttcaattcgtttggcaattcaaagtcggtacaaccaatgagctgtggtgcgagacgaccgacatgaagaatgcaggcgtgaattcgaaataagaaaaatcccgacccttgcatttcaagcttttctaaattgttggtgacttcagtgcctacttcaatgacagcacgttctacgtctcgttccgaccacagcgtatgcacactcgaaggaataaattgagtgacaaatatgatctcatcctcaggcgtatgtcgaccgagttccgccttcagcaaaacataaaagcgtaacggaaatccgaaatgtcgaagtacaccggcaaggtagcgtccgttttcatgaaagaatgtgctgacatcctgcccgtcgtcgtctctgtcatgtagatgaagctcatagcggttggtatagttgcggagcgtacagagtgtctcacaaaatgggatacagggtgttgcaaggttatgaacgttagccagatgaacttgaagtcccagcgctgttgtgtagtgctgccgatcggccggaggacaaaggtggcatgtcaccatttctttttatttttttactcggattgaccgaacacgatgtctggcgaaagaagacgtttcccctcttttccaactcgctctttcttctccatccagagcccgctcgtgttcctcatgtcttcgatgtcttgagtgcttagtttatgaaaccgagctggaaggaacacctttacgtgctcgtgatccttcataatttctacgtagaccgcctcgccatacctcgtttcaattttgttaacatcaaccacatcatacttgatgtttttaggaattgtcgccattttttgaaactctccacatttctttaacttgtcaagtttatgcaagatcgacgaagacatgatgcttacttgtacactgatgcaatgatgacgacgatgatcctTCGGACACGTTGGACCGACTGAAAACAAAAGGAGCACATGTTAGaacactgcaaaatatttcatcattctgaacaccatacctcctcagaaggaggttcgagagtgaaggagctgagcgtcagacagttcttatataagaagttgccagcatggcaaccttgaggagtcttctttttttttacatcgtcaactctgcagtcgaacctacctttgcagtttgcttttttttccctGCAGTTTGCAAGCACGGACTTGTTTATCTAACGAAACGTATCTTGACCAGACTTCATTCCCTTGCACGAAATGACAGTGATAGCACCTTTTAGGTTCGTGACGCCTGCCTCGGTGTCAATTTCAGGGGCTAGTCAAAGTGGGAAATCCACCTTCGTGGCACGACTAATTAAACACAGAGCTGTCCTCTTTGACAAACCGTTCAAGCAAATATGGTATATCTATCTTTATAAGCAGCCGGTATTCGATACTCTTCCTGAAGTAAATTTCAGTCAAGACATCCCTGCAGATCCGGAGAATTATAGCCACTCATTATTTATATTTGACGACTGTTTAGCCGACCGACAAagactcaaagaaatctgcaaattttatatcgctgggtgtcaccacctgtcaatcacggctgtgttcatctcgcaatacctgttcgtcaacgaccctttgtatcgcacaatacaattcaatagcacggctctcgttttatttcgttcaccacgcactacagaccagctgcgtatgctgtccaggcagattttcgggcgaaatgatttgttgcccacgatatataaagatgcctgtcagaaaccatactcatacttagttatcgacttgtctcaacagagcaacgatcactataaggtgtggaccaacattttcccggatgatcacagacagatcgtatacaggtcatgaaaaggcttaacaaacacattcgtttccttcgtatgatcgctgaagcaaagacaggggaagatcgttacaacctgattcaacatgccagcagggaacagctacgaacaatcagggagatttgtatgaacctctgcaaaggaaacatcgacgtaccggcgaaagttaaaaagcaattgcagccttttgcaacacccattaggacactggcttccaggcaagaccgtgcagatgtgaagaaaattaaacggattcttcatcagtccggcgggtttttgcaatttttgttgccccccttgttaggtctcgtttcaagtttagcgggcaaaagcatcgcaaaagcaatcggcatttaaataatgcagaaatacgagcttgttccctatcgggaaagcactattccgtcgatattgaataaacaggagcctgatgatatcaaggccaaggagatcatccagtacttgcacaagctattgcatcctcccgcgaacacattaagacagcctagtgcagcaggtgaggagacaaatcatgtggcatcgacaagagagcagacacagattcaagcggacgaggaggaagatgccatcgttaattttatgagcagcggctacaagatgagagcaagccaattactgcgtttactaaaacccgtgctcggctggaatagtaaaacgtttgagctcattgtcaatggtgaacaaataccaaataccaacgttgtagaccttgtttattatttggtcacaagagcgcgaaatgtgtggcgacccgcgtatctcgagaggatcctaccactattggtcaagctaaataTACCGACACTTATCGTACATCCATCTCGACTTGAAAAGGAGACTGCAGAGCCATCAGCCGGTAGTCCTACGTTTACACCTGAGACACCTCGTCGACGCATTTCTCCGGTTATCACAAGAGCGGCTAAGAGACTTCGAGAATGGAACCGGTATTGAGCATGTTGGAAACGCAACAGGAACACTGTGGTTACCTTCGGGACGAAAACATTCTGGTGCATTTTCCCGCACGACACAGGAAGAAGGCCCTCGCCATTCTGCAGATGCTAAAGACCGTATTTGCGatagatgaagagggaaggattaTCTGTCATTCTCGCGTTGTTCCAAGTAGTTCCGTCATCGAGCTTATAAAATACGAACTGCACAATCGATCGCCCTCTTGGTACAAAGGTGACGTGGCAGCCGTTATAAATGCCTACTTGTCATTCGATGGACTTCGTGTTcgtggaagaaaattgtgctaatggctgcttacgtggacgtataccatcctggtgctctaggtggtgttcaacgactcgcacgagcgatcggtgaaaagccggcgaaggttgccaagttcctggaaaccagtgatgtgtactctctcttcagagaacttaagcgaccacgtcagttccggaagaccatcgttttgggtgtgaaggatatattccaaatagatttgaaagaccttcagaaactgtcgagatacaacaagggttttcgctatcttttgttttgtatcgacgcattttctcgtatgcttgctgtagtgcctgtgcagaataaacgagcagcggaaattatacgtggactgagactcgcttttagacgtattgggactccgagactgattcattcagacagaggtacagagttcaccaataagtcagtcggagcatttttaaaatcaaaagggatatctctcttccacactaattcaaatacgaaagcaagtattgcagaacgatctattcgaagtcttatgacgccactttatcgtgcttttgaatatcagggacataaatcgtacttgaaaattttacagcctctggtcaaagcatataatcatcgtgttcatagaactctgtcggcacgacctgtggatgtcaacaaagaaaatgaGCATTTATTTAGACAAAAGCTCTATCCTACTCCGAGCAAACCCCCAGAGAAGCCACGTTTTCGCGTTGGCCAGCTTGTCAGAATAGCAAAGTCTAGACACCAGTTAGTCAAAAGTTATCTTGGTTCGTTTACGCGTGAAATTTTTGTGGTGAGAGCAGTCAAGATTGGTTACCCGAATACCTATCTCTTACGTGACCAGCAGGAAGAACCTATTGAAGGTCAATTTTATGCAAGCGAATTAACACGTGTGCAGCCTGGAAAGGGCCACCGCATTATAAAAAGACGCGTTCGGAATGGAAAGGTGCAGTACCTGTTGCAACCTTCTGGAAGTCGTAGAAGGACTTGGGTTCCGGAGAACTACCTGCCACCACCGACGACGAAATGACTGGCGATCACTGGTCCGATGTCGAACAGCCAGCCAACGCTGGCGATTCCTGGTCCCAATCGGGTGATGATGTATGCGGCATGCGGGACGTTACCCAGGATCATCAACTCCAAGGAAAATGTCGCCGTCCTCATACCTGTTGGAATGACGTGTTAGAATGCGGTTCATCGAAGTCAACGGACGACACAGTGCTCGTCGCAGCATTTAAGATAACCAGagacattttcctgttccagtccctgcctctgaaccttcccgcgaaaaagactgtgtgggagtcttcaaaaacaatgtatgccagggtgcacaggaagtgtgagcacctatccgaccacccgttcgacctggtctccgaatggggaaaacagatgagctcaatattcagctattacggtgatcgtgacgtcgacgtaatgcaactggtggccgaaagtctatgtatcatgtactacgcaatgaagactggctaccattacctggctgtgtacataaacgacatgacaattgacctgttgcaaaataggttgtcacccaaagacgcttaccaataaatattgaaatccatgacgagttgtctcattttactgtaggtcgtcatggtaaatagatgtccggagatgttctgctacaccttgtcctttctgagtgctgtttccctgttcgttttcgtagctacaacagaatttacaaaaccaacactgaaacagggaaaatgcactaccgtgactcagattgaccataacatctacgtccaccgatgtccagctgcagtaactgccgtacgcctttggctcagcaatggtcatccgacgagatacggagtaaatctgtcgcaaaatgatacacgtcaactatggcattgcttgaaagaagcaaatgtcgcgcacaattattataacttcgagtgctcgaagctatgtgaaataagcttcgaacccaggcaagtaatagaacgatgtcccggcaatgtgtacaatattgcaagactcattgggaatggaaagcacagcggttacggtatcactctttcgaaatcggctaccatgtctctgctgtctcatctgagcgaaacaataaaaagaatttaaaacAAATACATGCCCGCATTTCATTTAGCTATAAGATACACTGACACACAAGAAATGGTTTGAAATACTCACATCACTTGGCTCTTACGTGGCACACTCACTGCTGGAAGCTCGTACGTGGCAGACAGCGTATACCACCAGTCGAAAATTCATCTTGCGAGGGCGATAacggtttcttttttgtgtgtgtgtggttggtgttcccaaagagcgtttgga is a window encoding:
- the LOC135394114 gene encoding uncharacterized protein LOC135394114 is translated as MVTCHLCPPADRQHYTTALGLQVHLANVHNLATPCIPFCETLCTLRNYTNRYELHLHDRDDDGQDVSTFFHENGRYLAGVLRHFGFPLRFYVLLKAELGRHTPEDEIIFVTQFIPSSVHTLWSERDVERAVIEVGTEVTNNLEKLEMQGSGFFLFRIHACILHVGRLAPQLIGCTDFELPNELKKKCRCLLNVDLHEDSEQNMCFAFCVLAGLHPAKGSYRRRASSYRSYLSQYVFPETFPVVFPKDVEMFEKQNDVSINVYGYDKDEKYVYPIKVVDDQCKKHVDLLLIDFHFVLITNFNALFTPPGYFHCKRCTMGFTTSGVLADHLLMCKQQKVSKTIFPKKGETLSFAGEHLMSEVPFYCVYDFESVLSPCSGGGNVYGEHIPSSFCLLVIRSCDSYVLKKHIYRGADCVSVFMELLRNLHDELYAMLHETVPLQMTPGDELEHSEATHCNICKEPFTKKQKVRDHDHVSGEFRQSLCQGCNLKLRIPRKVPIIAHNANYDLGFIVAHLHLLRKTDIRVIASSCQKFKAIDIGVFRFIDSLSFLNASLDTLTKNLCDKGESNFRCLRQFFAEEDYFRLVVRKGVFCYNYVTSFERYDEPCLPSRDQFFNQLNGSEVSEEDYRHAQNVFEKFQLKSLGEYSDLYLLTDALLLADVFQNFRIWALETHKIEPLHFVSLPGLSMSCALKMSRINLDLIHDPDAYLLIERGLRGGMTQCSTRMATANVPGTDQYDPEKPKTIIHYMDINGLYGTVMREPLPFGDFEWLSPEEVAGLDVTLVADYADVGYFLEVDLAYVQELHERHKDLPLAPEKMSVPYELLSDYQKDLMKKFNLPQHDIEPKLLLTLLDKKKYFLHYRSLKLYLQLGLRLEKIHRVLRFKQKPFLRSYVDFHHELRKQATNTFERNLYKSLINSVYGKTCMNVRKFVDCRLATSEEQVLRFLRKPNLKQFRALSSNVVLFQFAQSIVRMRQPLYLGFTILELSKVMMYDFYYNNLLRVAPDTRLLYMDTDSYIVMLSDEKALAELADTHLDTSGHSCDDSMYSTKNKMVLGKFKNEMPHDHILGFCCLKPKLYALDLHSKRRYNRAKGVKQCEAQKLHYSMYIDSLKLGEVYKVCQNLIVRKENINKSVCVTKVALNPLDTKRFICEDGIHTLPFGYASNGKM